The nucleotide window CGCCTTGACGTGGCTGCGTACCGAAGCGCTGCGGAGCAGGGAAGTGTCCCTGCTGGAGGATGTCAACGTCGCCGGGTCCCCTCCGATGGCGGCGGACACAGAGGTTATTTCCACTCTGGCCCACCAGGATCACTGGTTCAGCGGACTCGCTGCCAAAGCGGAGGACGTCCGGACAGTGTCGCGTACCGGTACTTCAGCCGTGGTCGAAGCCACGATGAGCACCTCACCCTTTGAACAGCGCGATGCCGTCGGCGACCTCGTCCTGTCTGTGACGGAGGCCAAGAGGCAGCCGTTGGTGCTGGTGCTGGAACGCCGGGACGGCAGGTGGCTGATTGGCGAAGTCCGCGAAGGCGCCTGATGCGGCGTGTGCGGGCGGGCTCAGCTGCGGCGGCCTAACTCGTCGTGAATCCAACGGACAGCGACTTGCGGGTTGGCCTGGTCGAACTCGAAACCCGCGGCCTCAAGACGCTCCGGAAGCATGCGTTGGCTTGCCAGGATGATGTTCTCGGCCAAGCCGGGCAGAACGGTGGTCAACACTTCCTGCGGGACGCGGAACTTCGCAGGTCGGTGCAGTTCGGCTGCCAGGACGGAGACCAATCGGTCGACCTGGGCAGGGACGGGCGCGCACACATTCACGGGGCCGGACAGCCCTGATTCGAGCAGGAAGGCCAAGGCTCGTACTTCATCCGCCATCGTGATCCACGGCCACCACTGCCGGCCGCTACCGAGCGGGCCGCCTAAGCCCAATCTGAGTGGCAGCAGCATCCGCGGCAGGGCTCCGCCACGGGGTGTCAGCACTACGCCGGTACGGGTGACGATGGTCGGACACGAGGCCTGCAACGCCGCCTCTTCCCAACGCTGGCAGACATCCGCCATCACGGGCGAACTGCCGACTGCGGATGCTTCCGTAAGGACCTCATCGCCGCGGTCCCCGTAGATTCCGGAACCGGACTGGCTGATAAAGACCTTCGGAGGGGTCTCCAGTTGGTTAATGGCTCCGGCGAGGGTGCGGGTGCTGGCAACACGGGAGGAATACAACTGCTCACGCGAGGACCTGGTCCAGGGCCGGGCCCGCAGCGGTGAACCGGACAGATTGACTACGGCATCGTGGCCCGCGACCACTCTCGGATCCAGGCGGCCGGCCGCCGGATCCCATTCGAATTCACCCTCGCCGCGCGGTGGGCGGCGGACCAGCCGGCCGACTCGGTGTCCGGAGGAAACCAAGTGTCCGGCCAGCGCCTTGCCGATCAGGCCGGACGCGCCGGAAATGAGGATCTTCATCTGCCCATCACATCATCGAATAACCAGTTGGGGAACGGCCTGCGGCAAGTCAACGACCTGTCTGCCGAAGGGAGATGGTTAAGATCGAAGCATGACCTCATCGAGTTACTTCCGCTATCCGCACGTCCACGCCGAGCTGGTCACCTTTGTGGCCGAGGACGATGTGTGGGTGGCACCGCTGCAGGGCGGCCGGGCCTGGCGGATTTCGTCGCTGGGGCTTCCCGCCCGGAACCCGCGTTTTTCGCCCGACGGCGGGCATATTGCGTGGAGCGTGGTGCAGGGCAGTGCACCCGAGGCCGTCGTAGCTGCCGTGGATGGCGGCGGGTTCAGGCAGCTGACTTACTGGGGCCACGCCTCCACCCGGGTCAAGGGCTTTACCGCCACCGGCGACGTCATCGTCACCAGCGCCCACCAGCGTGAAGAATCCCGCCATACCTGGGCGCACGCGGTGCCGTTGGACGGCTCCGTCGCCAAGGTGCTGAAGTTCGGCCCGGTCGATTCGATTGCCTTCGGTCCGGTTGTCGGTGACGAGCGTCCCGTGGCGATCGGCAGCGTGCTCTCCCGCGAGCCGGCCTGGTGGAAGCGCTACTGCGGTGGAACCGCTGGCAAACTCTGGATTGACCGGGATGGTTCGGGGGAATTCCAGCGTCTGGCGGCGGACCTGGACGGCAGCCTGACCGACCCCATGTGGATCGGCGGCCGCGTTGCCTTCCTCAGCGACCATGAAGGCTACGGCAACCTCTATTCCATCGCGCCGGACGGGTCCGGCCTGCGCCGGCATACCGATCACGAGGAGTTCTACGTCCGCCACGCTTCCACCGACGGACAGCGGATAGTGTATGAATCCGCTGGCGAACTGTGGCTGGTGGAGTCGCTCGGTGATGAACCCAAGAAGCTGGACATCAGCCTTGGTTCGGCGTCGACCTCGCGCCGTCCACGGCCGCTGGACGTTGCCCGGCACCTGGCCGCCGCCGTTCCCAACCAGGATGGGACGGCCTCGGTTGTGGAAAGCCATGGAACCATCCACTGGCTCACCCACCGCGACGGACCCTCGCGCGTAGTCGAAGCGACCCCCGGCGTCCGTGCCAGGCTGGCCCGACCGCTCGGTGCCGACACGGTGATTTACGCCGCAGACCACGACGGCGTCGAGGCGCTCTACCTTCGCCGGGTGTTCGAGGACCTTCCGGCCGCCACGGCGGGGGAGCCGGCGCAGCCCAAGAAGCCAGAGCCTGAACCGGACGCCGCCCTGCCCAGGCCTGTCTCCGCTGCAACCGTGGTGGCGGGCCCACAGCCTGCGTCGTTCGTTTCTACGGATGAACCAGTGAACGACGGCGGAACACCTACTGGGCAGGCAGGCAGCCGCGTCAGCGGCACTCGACGCATCGACTTTGCCGCCCCCACGCGCGTGAGCACCATTTCTGCCAGCCCCGATGGCAAGCTGGCGGCCGTGGCGACGGAATTCGGCCAGCTCCTGGTGCTCGAGGCCGAATCCGGCGAGCTGCGCGAAGTAGCCTCGACCGGCCATGGCGCGATCAATGAGGTGGTTTTTTCTCCTGATTCGCGGTGGCTCATGTGGACCGAACCCGTATCGTCCGAGGGCAGCCGGACCAAACTCAGGCTGGCGGAGGTCTCCGCCTCCGGTGGGGACGGCGTTCTGGACATTACCGACGGGCGCTTCCGGGACCACGGGCCGGCCTTCAGCCCGGACGGCAAATATGCGGCGTTCCTCTCGGAGCGCAGCTTCGACCCGGTTTACGACACGCACAGCTTCGACCTGAGCTTTCCGCAGTCCACTAAACCTTTCCTGGTGGCGCTGGACTCCGCGACGCCATCGCCTTTCGGCCCGGCGGTCCACGGCACCGTCCCCGAGCCGGCGGCGGAGGTCGGCATGGAGCCTGATGCCCCGGCCGGAGTTCCACAGGTCGTGGTCGACCCGCTGCAGTTGCCGGAGCGGATCATTCCCATTCCGGTGCCGCAGGGCCGCTACAGCAGCCTCGCCGCGGTGGACGGAGCACTCCTTTGGCTGGCCACGGAGGCTGCGGGGGTCACCGGTGAGGGCCGGGCGTCCGCGGAGGATCCGGACCAGCCGAACAGGCTGGAGCGGTTCGACATCTCACGCCGCGAGGTCAGCGTGTTGGTACCGGCGCTGGAATCCTACGCCGTGTCGGGGGACCGCAAACATTTGGTGTACCTGAACAAACAGCAGGTCCGGTCCGTTCCGGTGGCCGCCAAAGTCGAAGACGACGCGCCGGACAGCGTCCAGGTGGACCTGAGCCGGATCCGCCTGCTGCTGGATCCGCTGAAGGTGTGGGGCCAGGCCTTCGACGAAGCCTGGCGGCTGCAGCGGGACTTCTTCTGGGCCGAGGACATGGCCGGTCTCGACTGGGACGGGGTCTACCAGCAGTACCGCCCGTTGGTGGAACGCCTCGGCTCCCACGATGACTTGGTGGACTTGCTGTGGGAGCTCCACGGCGAGCTGGGCACGTCGCACGCCTACGTAACTCCCGCGCCCGTTACTGAGCCCGGGGCCGGCAGGCAAGGGCTCCTCGGCGCGGACATCGTCAGCACCGACGCCGGGTGGAGCGTGCAGAACATCCTGGCCGGGGAGTCCTCGGATCCGCTGGCACGTTCCCCTCTGAATGCACCCGGTGCCGGGGTCAGGAACGGTGACATCATCGCCGCCGTGGACGGCATTCCGGTGGACCGGCGCAGCGGTCCGGGGCCGCTGCTGGTGGGAGCCGCGGGCAAGACGGTGGAGCTGACCATCATCAACGGAGCCGGGACGGAGGAACCTGGCAAACAGCGCCGGATCGCCGTGGTGCCGGTAGCGGATGAAGAGCGGCTGCGGTACCAGAACTGGGTGGCCGGAAACCGGCGGATCGTGCGGGAGGCTTCCGGTGGCGGCTTCGGCTACCTGCACATCCCCGACATGGTGGCCCGCGGCTGGTCGCAGCTGCACCGGGATCTGGATGTGGAGACCACCAGGGACGCGCTGATCGTCGACGTACGCAGCAACCGGGGCGGACATACCTCCCAGCTCGTGGCGGAGCTGATCGGACGCAAGGTAACTGCCTGGAACCTTGCCCGGGGTGAGCAGCCGGGAACGTATCCGGCTCACGCTCCGCGGGGCCCCGTCGTCGTACTTACGGATGAATATGCCGGTTCGGACGGGGACATCATTACCCAGGTCGCCAAACTGCGAGGCATCGGTCCGGTGGTCGGCACGCGGACATGGGGCGGCGTAGTAGGGATCGACGGCCGGTTCTCGCTGGCAGACGGCACCGGCGTCACCCAGCCGCGGTATGCCTTCTGGTTCACGCAGGATGTGGGCTGGAGCGTGGAGAACTACGGAGTCGAACCGGACATCGAGGTGCCGTATCCGCCGCACGCCTACGCCGCGGGGGAGGACCCGCAATTGGAGCACGGCGTCGGGATCCTTAAAGAGATGCTGAAGGAACTGCCGACCGACCGGCCGCCGGCGTTGTCCGGGTATCGTTCGCTGCGGCCAGGCAAGCTGCCGCGGCGCCCGCAGGACGCCGGCTGAAGGCGGCGCTGAAACACTGAAGGACCCCGGTGCGAAGTAAGCGCCGGGGTCCTTCGGTTAATGCGTTGCAGCAGGCAGCTAGCTGGCCAACGTTGCTTCGATGGTGATGCTGGGGACCGAAGCCAGTGCACCCGAAACCGGGCAGGTGTCCTTGGCACCGGTGGCCAGGCGCTGGAAGTCTTCGTTGCTGATGCCCGGGACGGTTGCGTCCACGGTCAGGCGGATTTCGGTGATCCCGGTGCCCGGTACGAAGTCAACGGCGGCCGACGTCTTGATGCTCTCGGCGGTGGTGCCGTTTTCCTTGAGCATGTTGCTGAACTGCATCGAATAGCAGGTGGCGTGGGCAGCGGCCAGGAGTTCCTCCGGGCTGGTCTTGCCTTCCGCCTTTTCCGCGCGGGCGTCCCACGTCACGTCGTAGGTGCCGAGACCGGAGGTGTCCAGGGAAGTCTGGCCGGATCCGGTGAAAAGGTCGCCCTTCCATACGGTGTGGGCCGAGCGGGTTGTAGCCATGTGCACTCCTTGGTTCGGAACTGATTCGGATGATCCTACTGTGCAGGCAGCGGCCACGGGCCGGTGCCTTCGTCTTCATCCTAGGGGGCGGCAGAATCGTTTGCCACCACGTTGCGTCCGGATTGGAACGCAGCGACGGGCAATGGAAAAAGTTGCTACCGGCATGCAAACGGCCGGCACCCCAAAGGGAGGCCGGCCGTCGGATAAACCCCGCGGATCAGTTCCAGAGGGTTGCGAGGGCGATATTGAGCAGGGCCAGACCGCCCACGGCATGTGCCAGACCGGTCGAGATGGGTTCGTTGGCCTTGTACTTGCGGCGGCCGATGAAGGCCAGCACACCGACAACGAGGGCGATGACGAGCTTGATGCCGAGCTTGACGTAGTTGGCGTCC belongs to Arthrobacter crystallopoietes and includes:
- a CDS encoding TIGR01777 family oxidoreductase, with protein sequence MKILISGASGLIGKALAGHLVSSGHRVGRLVRRPPRGEGEFEWDPAAGRLDPRVVAGHDAVVNLSGSPLRARPWTRSSREQLYSSRVASTRTLAGAINQLETPPKVFISQSGSGIYGDRGDEVLTEASAVGSSPVMADVCQRWEEAALQASCPTIVTRTGVVLTPRGGALPRMLLPLRLGLGGPLGSGRQWWPWITMADEVRALAFLLESGLSGPVNVCAPVPAQVDRLVSVLAAELHRPAKFRVPQEVLTTVLPGLAENIILASQRMLPERLEAAGFEFDQANPQVAVRWIHDELGRRS
- a CDS encoding S41 family peptidase; translated protein: MTSSSYFRYPHVHAELVTFVAEDDVWVAPLQGGRAWRISSLGLPARNPRFSPDGGHIAWSVVQGSAPEAVVAAVDGGGFRQLTYWGHASTRVKGFTATGDVIVTSAHQREESRHTWAHAVPLDGSVAKVLKFGPVDSIAFGPVVGDERPVAIGSVLSREPAWWKRYCGGTAGKLWIDRDGSGEFQRLAADLDGSLTDPMWIGGRVAFLSDHEGYGNLYSIAPDGSGLRRHTDHEEFYVRHASTDGQRIVYESAGELWLVESLGDEPKKLDISLGSASTSRRPRPLDVARHLAAAVPNQDGTASVVESHGTIHWLTHRDGPSRVVEATPGVRARLARPLGADTVIYAADHDGVEALYLRRVFEDLPAATAGEPAQPKKPEPEPDAALPRPVSAATVVAGPQPASFVSTDEPVNDGGTPTGQAGSRVSGTRRIDFAAPTRVSTISASPDGKLAAVATEFGQLLVLEAESGELREVASTGHGAINEVVFSPDSRWLMWTEPVSSEGSRTKLRLAEVSASGGDGVLDITDGRFRDHGPAFSPDGKYAAFLSERSFDPVYDTHSFDLSFPQSTKPFLVALDSATPSPFGPAVHGTVPEPAAEVGMEPDAPAGVPQVVVDPLQLPERIIPIPVPQGRYSSLAAVDGALLWLATEAAGVTGEGRASAEDPDQPNRLERFDISRREVSVLVPALESYAVSGDRKHLVYLNKQQVRSVPVAAKVEDDAPDSVQVDLSRIRLLLDPLKVWGQAFDEAWRLQRDFFWAEDMAGLDWDGVYQQYRPLVERLGSHDDLVDLLWELHGELGTSHAYVTPAPVTEPGAGRQGLLGADIVSTDAGWSVQNILAGESSDPLARSPLNAPGAGVRNGDIIAAVDGIPVDRRSGPGPLLVGAAGKTVELTIINGAGTEEPGKQRRIAVVPVADEERLRYQNWVAGNRRIVREASGGGFGYLHIPDMVARGWSQLHRDLDVETTRDALIVDVRSNRGGHTSQLVAELIGRKVTAWNLARGEQPGTYPAHAPRGPVVVLTDEYAGSDGDIITQVAKLRGIGPVVGTRTWGGVVGIDGRFSLADGTGVTQPRYAFWFTQDVGWSVENYGVEPDIEVPYPPHAYAAGEDPQLEHGVGILKEMLKELPTDRPPALSGYRSLRPGKLPRRPQDAG
- a CDS encoding OsmC family peroxiredoxin: MATTRSAHTVWKGDLFTGSGQTSLDTSGLGTYDVTWDARAEKAEGKTSPEELLAAAHATCYSMQFSNMLKENGTTAESIKTSAAVDFVPGTGITEIRLTVDATVPGISNEDFQRLATGAKDTCPVSGALASVPSITIEATLAS